The sequence cttCTGCAATGCCAGTAGTAACATGTCtttccagccaatcagaagccaggTTACCATTCCCACAGCTCATGTTGTACCTTCCACTTTAGTAACGTCTTCCAATAACATGCAAATGCATGCAAAAGCCACAATATGTACAGATTCAGCTTTTTCCAACCTTCCCTATTTACACATGTCAGACCCCTCCACAAATGAAGATACTAGAAAGTTTGAAACGCCCAATATTGAACCTACTTTGAACCAGTCTGGTCTGCTAAATACTTTCTGTACAGAGGGCAGAAATAATGTCCCTACAGGACCTACAGAGGTTGAACCATACAGAGCTCTTCCTGAGAGCAAGGCAATTGAAGGATGGGAGCACACTCTCAGAACTGGGGTCCTGGGTGCCACGCATCTAAAAAGTCAAGGATGGAGGTCAGATTCATACAGTGTTCAACCAGGGGCTGAATACAGTGCCTGGAAGCTGCAACAACAACAGTATACAGAGAACTTGAGACTGAGGATGGAGAAACTTCAGGTAATTTCAAAGTTTGCATTTGCTCTATCAACACTATTGGAATAGAATTTGTTATAAAGGGTCAAATACAGAAGAAATCTGTGTATGCTATATACTTGCTCATATCACTtctgtacagtggcggatccagggggggggacggggggacggacactatgtgcaggtccgttcggcagggaGAGagtgctgctctgattgtgttttaaacacaatcaaagtggcagggcagcacactctccctgcctgtctctgccgaatggacctgtacatagtttgcagccgcaggcagccttagctgtcaaaaagggggtgggactaaatcgccccctgtaaaataaaattctagatccgcccctgcttcttTATGCCTCactgttcttcttttttttttctttttttcttttttaagcttAAGAGAGACTTCTCCACAACCCCTGTGTATTCTGTAGGACTCCACCAGGTTCCAAATGAGTGGGAGAGAGCTGTGAAGGCTAGTGAAACtattctgcttgaaaaggaaatGCTATTGGAAAGGTATGAAATAGTGTTTAGagaaggttgtgtgtgtgtgtactaagGTGAATAGTGTTCATGTGATGCCAATTACACCATAAATCCAAAAAACTGTCCCGCCTGTAAATTGTGCACTGTTGAAAGATCTTATGAACTTATCAGAAAGAATCTGATCTTATCTGATAGAATGAAACTTTCTAGCCTTCTAAAAGCTAGCTCACATGGAACTTGCCACTGTGTACAATTGTGTGTGCAAAAACCCTCCATCAAAATTATGTAgttctgttttaaaatatatagaatatttgcaccatatactgtatttttagttttattttgttgGAATAAGTGACCCTACATAATGTATTTTCAATTTCTTAATCAGTTTCCATTACTATGTACTGATGAGATGATGGTACTTACGTCTTTCACTTGGTTTACCCCGAGCTAATTGAGTGAATAGAGCAAGATGTCTCACCTGGTGAGACTGCATGTTGTACAAAGATCAATCGTAAGGTTGACATAGTCCATAAAGTTGaacctttcataaattctaaATGTATAGACCCAAAGAAGGGCAAGTTAAAACCTGTGTACTTCATGTGCCAATTTAGCCTCATAGGAGGGAAAAATCCTTTCATACACCAAAAATGGGGTAATACATTCCCTGGATTAGTTCTCTCCAATATgtcctatattaatatatattctacATATATTTAACCATTCCATTAACTTTAAGGAGATTGCGCACCTCTGCATTATAGCTTACCAATGTCCTTGTTACAGTGAGGTACCAAAAACTGCATCCCATTTAAATACTGTTGCCTAACTAGTGACTTATACAATGGTAATACTATGTTTCAATTATATGCATTTATCCCCTTTATATGCAATTCAGGATTGTATTCTCTTTGAGCTTTTTGTCAATCAGTATTCTTAATTCCTTTtcagtttatttatttcatttaatgtaTAAGTAGTACAGTTATTACCATGGCCTACGCACATAAATTCTACATTCAGTTTCATCTGGTATTCCATGACTCTGTTTGCTATTTTGTCTAAATCTTTCTGTAGCAAATTATTTTCCTGATCTGTGTTAATAACTCTACGTTGCTTTGTGTTATTCGCTTTACTTTCaaaggcatttaaaaaaaaaaaaaaaaaagtttgaaaatgaTAGGGCCCAATACTGATCAAAAGTTGCACCCATTATTTGCTTTGCTCCAAAATGTAAGAAGCAAACTGTGGTCCTGCACATAAAGATTGCAAATTGGTGGGGGTACAGGGGCAAgcagacattttacattttttattttaactgatcACAAGACACTTCACTTAATGTACTGATGTAATAtagtaattactttttttgttttgtttgtatatgATATTGTGTCTTTAAATCCCAAACAATAGTCCTACAATTTGTTTTTGGCACATAATGGTTCGTTATTGGAAGTATTTgaccaatctttttttttttttttttttttttgcccaattGTGGTGTGTTGGCAATCTATACATTTTTTAGTCCATTACTTTAAAACAGGAACCTAGATGTGAAACATATTATTATAACCTTACATTCTATAGATTTAGCTCTAGATAAatcttagtggttagtacttctgcctcacagcactggtgtcatgactTCGATTCCGGatcatggcctcatctgtgtggagtttgtatattctccccgtgttttcatgGGTTTCCACTGGGAGTTCCGTTACCTGCCACACTCAAacaacttactggtaggttaattggctgctattaacttGACCTTTTAGTCTCTGTCcgtctttgtgtgtatgttagggaatttagattgtaagttccaatgggtcagggactgatgtgaatgatttatctgtacagcactgtggaattggtggtgttATATAAAAGGATGATGATGTTTACAATTGCTTTTTAATAATAAACTTAAGGTATGTGTTTTATCAAAAGCATTCTTAAATTGTTACTGCACTGTGTATGGGAAACTGAAAGTTAAAGGCTCCAATATTATATTCATGATTGCAGGCAGCGGCAGCACATTTCACAACTGGAACAGAAACTAAGGCAGAGTGAGGTGCAGATACACAGCACCTTGTTAAGCCAATCCAGTCCGTACAATGACATGTGTCTGATCAGGTTGCAGGTAATTGTATAGAGTAAACTTCTTGCCCACTTCATCTCTGAAATAAACCAGTCACTGGTGGCAATCTTTGTTTTCAGGACCTGCAGCGGGAGGTTACTTTTCTGCGAGCGCAGTTTGCAGATAAGACTGATTCATCTAACCAAGTAAAAGCAGAATTGGAGAAGAAACTGTGCGCGCAGGAGGTGGAATGTAGGGGCTTGAGAGAAGCTATGCAGGACGCAGCCCAAAAACACTCAGAAGGATTCAAAAAGCAGGAGGAGCGAGTGAGTTTGTAATATACATTCTTCCAAATGGCTTGAAttgtttttctaaaaataaaaacacccatgTCCgtctaaaagcaaaataaatgtataaatgtttttattctttAAGCATAGTTATTACTGTCTATTTTGACAGGTGAAAGGAAGAGAGAGGCATATTAATTCCCTGAAGAAGAAGTGTCAAAAAGAGGCAGAACAGAATAAAGAAAAGCAGCAAAGGATTGAGACACTGGAGAGATACCTGGCCGATCTTCCCACTGTGCAGGACCACCACAGACAGGTCCAGGAGGTAGTCCTTCCCACTGTGCACTGCAGCTTGATGCTAATCTCTACCCAAAGAtgtaaacttttttgttttgggtggagttcagtAAGTTAAAATAATTCTGACTACTAATTTTGGGTTTGGTGTTTCTTAAATACACTAGTATACTTATATATGGATGATAATtaactctttttttgttttttgttttttagtgagGAATTACAAACTGTTAAATTAGTGTCAGCGggaaaattccattttttttttttgttcccctCTACTGCTTCCTGGCAGAAGGTTTTTATATGATGTGTTCCACATAATGCAGGCCCCCAGAAGCTTTTAGTAGTAAAGACATTTTGCCCAGAATGTATCTCTGTTAACAATACTTGCTGACACCACCCTCCATTCAACGTCGGCCTTTTATAACTGAGCAGACTGTTTTATATCATCCAGTTTATAATGGGTGAACTGTGCAATGCTCACTATAGAGCTGCAAGGATCCATAAGCAGAGCCCTCGAAATTGGAAGGGGTGGTCATTTTATCCTGGTCATCCAAGTGTACACTTGTACAGTTAGCTGAAGAATGTCTCCTCCTTATAAGTGGGACAGCAGTGTTCTCCCATCTCATTGAAGCTCAGCACAACATAGTGACTTAAGGCAGGGGCATGTCATTTTTGACAAGGGATATGGGAGAAAAAACGTAATTTTAAGTTTGTCATTTAAGCTGTGATGTCCTATTAAGAAACACACTGCTTCCTTCAGCTGAAAGAACTGCAAGAGAAGAACAGCCTCCTGCAGGAGCAAATAAATGATCTGGAGGGAAAACTGGGAGATGCAAGAGCAAGCTACAGGGAAAATGATGCTCAACTTGCAGCTGAGAAACTCAAAGGACATGAACATTTAAATACAATTGAAAGGTACACATTGGGAAAGCTTAAAAGACAGTATAATATGTAATTTTTAACATTTGAGAATTTTACTTTTGAGAAGAGggtgtttggtttgtttttttttttttgtttttctttgactGGCAAGCTTTTCACATTAGTTTACAGAAGGAACTAAAGAAGTTGGAAACTGCTTATTGGCGAGAGGAGGAAAAGCGCCTTACCGTAGAGGCAGAAGTTTTACGGCAAGAAGTGGAAACTCTATATAATGAGCAAGAATGCTTGAAAAAGGTAAAGAATTAAATTTTCTTTGAAGATTCCTCTGAAAAAACTTGCTACGTGCTCACACTTGTTTACTTGTAGGTGGTTGAAAACCAAAAGAAAAAGATGGAGCAGATGTGCATTAAAGTGAAGGTAAGTGAGCATTTGGATGAGTATGTAATTGGTGACAATTAACCCCTACTAGTCTCTTGTTTCTGCTTTTACTTTTTTAGTGTACACAATTTAACTTGAACCATTCCTTAGTGTTATTGAGAGGTGTCTCTCATTCAGTCTTTAGAACCTCTTCATCTGGGGTTTGCGAAAGAAACTTTGCTTTCCTGTTCATAACCTGTTTAGACATTTGTTGTTTGTAAATGTCCAATCTGGCACATACATGCTGTTGCTACAATGCAGAAGCACCGGTTTGCTTCTTCATTGTAGTTTAAAGTCCTGTTAATGTCTTTAGAGATTTATCCTGGTAGGTTTGCCTGGGTCCTTGTTTGGAATAGTGGAGTAGGATGCAAGCCATTACTAATAAATCCATACAATTTTAAAGTCTAACACCTAATCCTCTTCTCTGATAGAACAAAACCCTGTTTCTGCCTCTTAACTTCCTGAGACCTTGATTTAAAGTGCTCAtgttaggtatttcttttttttttttttttcccattctaGATGGATATAGTTGAGGGTAACGTGCACAATATGGACAGCATTGACAAGCTTATTTGTGGCTTTTGTCAAGTGCCTCTGAGTAGACAGAGGTTTATTTCAATATTGCCAAACGAAAGGGGTTAAACGGTCTGCCCATTTTTCTCTTCTGTTCTCCATATATCTCTCTAATTGCCCTCTCGGCAGTTTTGTTCGTAAAATATGTAGAAATGCATGCAAACTAATGTAACGCTTTAGACTTGTTTTAGTAatgaggttttttgttttgtgcgcTTTTCAATACAACCTATTGTATTGATCGTGTGTGTTAACATATGAAAAATAGGGAAAGTTGTTATAAATAACCTTGTAAAATTTGTTTGTGGCATTAACATTGTAGCATAGAATGGTGAGAATAAGTCCCTAAGAAACTTATTCATCGCTATCCCATAAAGACAACTAAAAATATATAGTCTCTCAGTTCCAGAGTGACTTAGCAGAGACCATAAGAAGACTGAGTTTGGTTTATGAGGTTTTGGTTTCAGTTTTATCTCACTGAATTCGGGTGAGCAGTTTTCCTAATAATTTGGATGTTCAAAAATTTGTTTCCCTCTTACCTGTTTACCACATAtcccttcatatatgatttagaGTTTGTTTTCAAGCAAGTTTTGGGAATCCTATTCATATGTTTTGAAATACTGATAACCAATTTAAGGGAAGCAGATTCATTGCACACCCTTATGCATTTACTTGTGGTTTACGGCATACATTTTTTTAACCCTTAATTTAAAGGGAGCATAAAGGAACAAACATCCAAATACAATAAACAATGAAACATGAATATACAAGGTGTTTCCTCTTAATTTTGTCACACATAAAAGTGGGGGAGGGGAAAGGAGTAGAGAGAAAGGTGGGAGGGTAGACACACGGGGCACTAGTAGTGGTTGCAAAAAAGGTCAAACGGTAAACTTACAGATATAGGGAGGACAGCCATTAGCAGTTAAATCGGACATCAACAAATACATGATGCCTACCCAGAATATGCCGTACCCAGCCTGGAGGATACGGAGACCAATCAGGGTCTATATCGCATGGAGATCCACTGCTCCTGACGTTAGAGATGGCGCAATGGTGGATGTACGGCTGCGACTTTCCCTAAGGTCCTAGGGGGGGGGCCCATATACGATGAAACTATATATAATTGATCATGGGGGTAGCAGGTTATACTTTCCATGCTTGTGATATACCAGACATAGTTTTGAAGGGCCTGAATAGAGGGGGTGGGGGTAGGGGGGGGCTAAGGGCTCTTCCAGTGATTAGCTATGATTGATATGGGAGATCAACTTTATTTGAGGTATGGTatacagttttgtttttatttttcttcccgtTTTTGTTTTGTCAATTCTGTGCTATGTACCAACCTAAAGGTATAATATGCTTCTCCATATGTATGCATAATTACTGTTGACTTTTTGTGATGCGTTCTTTTCTATCTGTTGCTTCATATTAATATCTGTACTCCTAATATGCGGAAAAGGATGGTTTCAAAAACTCTGTTGTCAATCTAGATTTGAACAGATAGTCGTTTCACCAGCGTTTGTGTCGTCATAAAGTATTTTTTCTGCATTCTTGGCTGTGTTAAATTATTACAGGATTTGGAAGAGCAGGTGTGTCAGGAAGAGGGTACAGGACAGGCCTTAAATGAAGAATCTCAACAGAAAGAAGCTGCTCTACAACAGTTAAAGGCAGCTGTGAAAGAggcaagtttcttttttttttttgttttgcaaagcgGATGCCAGAGTGAACTGTAAAACATAAAGAATAAAAGTATGTAATTGTGTTTGGAACCACAAACAAACATATCAAATACATTGAAGGAATACCAGATACATTACAAATAATTcatctgaaaaaccatcatagaaAAAATGCAAAGAATATAATTCTATACTCTTCAATATAGATTTGTATTAGTATGGTGTAATTTGCTATGATATTCTGTTATAAATTCTTTTTTTGCCTGTTAGAAGTTGTATCTTGAAAATGGCCACAAAAATCACAAAAATATTACTTGTATCCCATGATGCTGAAGGGAGTATATAGAAAAGACAGTCCCACTCAGTGAATGATCTCAGTTCAATTCGGCTACTAAACGCTCCACATACTCAATTGGAGCTAATAATCAAATAGCTATTCTTATGAGCAGTTCTTGGTATGACCACCTATATTTGAGGAGATAATGACGTCTTACCAGTTTACTGTAATAGTTAGTTTCATTCTCTCCGTCCTCAGAGTGTTGAAGCCGCACTGGCCGTCCTCGGGTCATTCCAATGTTTACAGCAAGAAATTTCCTCCCTTTTCAACCGTGTCCTGCATATAGTGGTTTCTCTAACTCATAAAGCATATGCTGTGTCCAATGATCAGCACATAGATTCCTCAACAATTGTTAGCAGATGTTAAGTTACTGGCATAAGTTCCACAGCGTTATTGTTTAACAGTAGCAAATATCGATAAGTAAATCAAAGCAGGACCAAGGTAAATTCAGGCCAATATCACCAGCAATAAAGTATATAATTCCACAGTCGAAGCATTTCATGGCCTCAGGGCAAAGACACATTACACCAGGCTTCCTTATATATCCATCAGTGTATTAATTGGTATTCCTTACACCTGTCCCATTTTAACCATTTAATCTGCAGCATACAGAGGTCATATCTGGTGCCAGAAGGCAAattttgtttgtatatatttttttaactgtaaAACAGTGTATAGAATAAGGGGCTGCTGCAGTGGACCTACTGTAGTGGAAGTAAAGTATGCATAACGTTCTGACACTTCACATATATCTTTTTCAGTTGGCAGTACAAAACCAGGACCTGATGGAGCGCAATGTCACACTAAAGGAGAAATTAAATCTTGCTTCTGTTGAGGCGCAACCTACAGATGTGGAAGCCAGTCAACTTTTCACCCTTTATAAAGAGATGAATCATTGTCAGAAGGATCTGAGATCTATCTGCAGTCTGTTGAGCCAAAGAGTACAGGGTGTAGACCCCAACTTGTCCATGTTACTGGGAATACACTGTGAGTTAACCAGCTTAGACAGGAGCAAATATCAAGAGTACCAAATTTACTGCTTTTGCAGCTATACTATATTCTTATAGGTAGATGGGCAATTTGAGGGTATAAATTGacccctttttgtttttattttttttccctctgatCATAACCTGCTGCACCAATCCTACACACTTTCCCCTTGGGGCTCTTTGTGTCTGAATTTTCAGTAACCATAACACTCTCTTCTAAACTTGTTTTGAGTCTTTCTTTAATATGATCTTTGTAGAGGAACTTGACTGAGTGAAccctctattttttttatattgcccaATCTGGTTGCCATAGAGAGATGATTTGGTAATTCTCTTTGTTCTCCATAGCGGCTCCTATTTTGGATGATCAGGAGGAGGCATTGGATGCATTCTCTCTTGCAAGATATCTTAATGACGTAGACCAGTTGAAGAGAGACATTGAGGAACTGCGCACCACCATTAGTGATCGTTATGCGCAAGATATGGGAGATAACTGCATTACACAGTGACTGGGACATTCAGGACTCGGATCTGCAAAGGATGGAGGTGAAAATCACGACTTATAAAGAAATCACTGTGCCTTATGTGGCGACTATGAACTTTTACAAAAAACAATGAGGcacattttttaaacatgtttacAGGAAGAGGTCTGAAACTCTGCCCACATGGTTGTACCTGCAGTCTGTATTTATATTGGATGTAAAATGATACGTTTATGTTTTGTCTTTGTTACAATAAAGTATTTGAagcatattttgttttatgtattgttCTAATGTTCTATTGCTGAATGTATGaaatatattaaacacatttGTCATATTTATCTGAATAttacacattatgggcctgattcattactcatcTTATGTGGAAGTTGCAATGCCTATTTTAAGAACAAGTCGCGATTCAACAAGGACCAGAAAGTTAATACACGCCCATCTTAAGCCATTTACACAACGAGAAATAAGATGCAACGGATCTTAAGCGGTCAGTTCATCTAAAGAACCGTTTGTTATTCAATTAGTTTACACTTCTAACAGAAACACGGTCGATTGACAGGGTCGCGTGAACTTTATTACCTTGTAAATTAGGATTTTGGTTTGTTAATATGTGTAGACTGTAAGGCACAGACAAATGGAGCAAAGGAGAGATGATTGTCTGGTCCCCAGTGAAATTACCTGATGTGGAGCTGTTCCACAGACCTGTAGGCAGGGCCGTATTCACTGttatgcaacctaggcacctgcctagggcccagaggtccccagcccccccccccagggccAGTAGTAGGGAGGAGGGGCGCCAAGTAAGTAACCgttcccctccgcctgccatcccttgCTGCCGTTCGTCTGCCGGCGAGGGGAAAAAAATTGATCACCTGATCATCACTTTGGCAGTCTTCTCCCCTCATCTCTGCTCCGTTGCATTCCATTGAATGTCGGGCCTGACGTCATATTCAGTGAGCACTCactgaggagcagagaggagctgcGCATGCAATAGACaacaacagaagagaagaaaaaggagAAAGCAATAGGAAGGTAGGTAAATTAACGAAGGATAGGCGCAACAATTGCAtactatgataaaggggacagaACAAGAGAAGGGAAGGAACAAAtaatggaggacacagtgtgaggagaaacagaaggggaggAAGACATAATGGAGGACACTAAGTGAAAACAAGGGGAGGAACACATAACGGAGGGTACGGTGTGACGGGAAACAGAAGGGGAGGAacacataatggagggcacagtgtgagggaaaACAAGGGGAGGAACAAATAATGacgggcacagtgtgagggaaaACAGAAAGTCAGGAATatataatggagggcacagtgtgaggggaaaCAGAAGGGGAGGAACAAATaattgagggcacagtgtgagaggaAACAGAAGGGTAGAATcaaataatggagggcacagtcaggggaagactcgactcagcatcctattttaatgggaaaaaatgtacgtggcccagtgacccagcccaaggtagcccactatgcgtATGacactggcccggggggcagatgcccagcTGCCCCTGGGCACAGTGTGTGGGGAAAGAAGGGGAGGAACAAATaatggaaggcacagtgtgatgatctAAGGGCAaaagtatgatggagggcacagtgtgatgatgaagggggtacagagtACTAAAGggcagagatgagcgggctcggattattgcaatccgagcccacccgaacagtgcggatccgagggcgttccgagcactgtttgggtacttccggcggggagaaacactgaaagcgaggtTGAGACTcaaaatcccgccgtcggatctcgtgagactcGGATTGTATgaattcactgttcctgcagtccagaaatattagtactgcaatatataaatacgttcactgttcctgcagtccagaaatattagtactgcaatattaaactacgttcactgttcctgcagtccagaaatattagtactgcaatatataaatacgttcactgttcctgcagtccagaaatattagtactgcaatattaaactacgttcactgttcctgcagtccagaaatattagtactgcaatatataaatacgttcactgttcctgcagtccagaaatattagtactgcaatattaaactacgttcactgttcctgcagtccagaaatattagtactgcaatattaaactacattcactgttcctgcagtccagaaatattagtactgcaatatataaatacgttcactgttcctgcagtccagaaatattagtactgcaatatataaatacgttcactgttcctgca is a genomic window of Mixophyes fleayi isolate aMixFle1 chromosome 2, aMixFle1.hap1, whole genome shotgun sequence containing:
- the CEP85 gene encoding centrosomal protein of 85 kDa isoform X1, producing the protein MRGNMTGGFCTLFQNNMATVDKYKDLGLQQSSRTAAELQHTSSSSYTDWQTPQVSGKSLCRVAVAHGIKKGGDLPKGIPCSESVQDFCNASSNMSFQPIRSQVTIPTAHVVPSTLVTSSNNMQMHAKATICTDSAFSNLPYLHMSDPSTNEDTRKFETPNIEPTLNQSGLLNTFCTEGRNNVPTGPTEVEPYRALPESKAIEGWEHTLRTGVLGATHLKSQGWRSDSYSVQPGAEYSAWKLQQQQYTENLRLRMEKLQLKRDFSTTPVYSVGLHQVPNEWERAVKASETILLEKEMLLERQRQHISQLEQKLRQSEVQIHSTLLSQSSPYNDMCLIRLQDLQREVTFLRAQFADKTDSSNQVKAELEKKLCAQEVECRGLREAMQDAAQKHSEGFKKQEERVKGRERHINSLKKKCQKEAEQNKEKQQRIETLERYLADLPTVQDHHRQVQELKELQEKNSLLQEQINDLEGKLGDARASYRENDAQLAAEKLKGHEHLNTIESLQKELKKLETAYWREEEKRLTVEAEVLRQEVETLYNEQECLKKVVENQKKKMEQMCIKVKDLEEQVCQEEGTGQALNEESQQKEAALQQLKAAVKELAVQNQDLMERNVTLKEKLNLASVEAQPTDVEASQLFTLYKEMNHCQKDLRSICSLLSQRVQGVDPNLSMLLGIHSAPILDDQEEALDAFSLARYLNDVDQLKRDIEELRTTISDRYAQDMGDNCITQ
- the CEP85 gene encoding centrosomal protein of 85 kDa isoform X2 — its product is MATVDKYKDLGLQQSSRTAAELQHTSSSSYTDWQTPQVSGKSLCRVAVAHGIKKGGDLPKGIPCSESVQDFCNASSNMSFQPIRSQVTIPTAHVVPSTLVTSSNNMQMHAKATICTDSAFSNLPYLHMSDPSTNEDTRKFETPNIEPTLNQSGLLNTFCTEGRNNVPTGPTEVEPYRALPESKAIEGWEHTLRTGVLGATHLKSQGWRSDSYSVQPGAEYSAWKLQQQQYTENLRLRMEKLQLKRDFSTTPVYSVGLHQVPNEWERAVKASETILLEKEMLLERQRQHISQLEQKLRQSEVQIHSTLLSQSSPYNDMCLIRLQDLQREVTFLRAQFADKTDSSNQVKAELEKKLCAQEVECRGLREAMQDAAQKHSEGFKKQEERVKGRERHINSLKKKCQKEAEQNKEKQQRIETLERYLADLPTVQDHHRQVQELKELQEKNSLLQEQINDLEGKLGDARASYRENDAQLAAEKLKGHEHLNTIESLQKELKKLETAYWREEEKRLTVEAEVLRQEVETLYNEQECLKKVVENQKKKMEQMCIKVKDLEEQVCQEEGTGQALNEESQQKEAALQQLKAAVKELAVQNQDLMERNVTLKEKLNLASVEAQPTDVEASQLFTLYKEMNHCQKDLRSICSLLSQRVQGVDPNLSMLLGIHSAPILDDQEEALDAFSLARYLNDVDQLKRDIEELRTTISDRYAQDMGDNCITQ